GTTTCCGCGCTCGTGGTGGATGCTCAGGAGGTTGCCGCCGTGTTCGCTGATCGGCGCGAGCGCCCGGAGGAGTTCGCCTGGTTCGTCGACCAGTTCGAGGCGGACGGTGTAGGCCTGCTGGCCGCCGTCGGTTTCCGGGGAGTTGCCTTCCCTGTCGGCCGCGGTGGCGTCGTCAGCCTCGACCTCAGAGTCGGCCGCGGTCCCTGTTGTCGACGACCCGGAAGCGTACTCGTCACTCATCGACGATCCCTCCCGACGGTCGTCCACGCGTCGTCATGGCTCCATCTGCGTAACGGGCATAAAAAAGCGTATAGGCGTCGCCAAAACTGACCGGCGGTGTCAGCAGGTGCCACGGTCAGCGGTTCAGGGGTCGGAGCTCAGGGCTCAGGACTTAGAAGTGGTCCTTCCCCGGATTCGAGGATCCCCAGTCGCCGCGTCCACCTTCGGTTCGGTCGATGCCCATGATCGACTCGGCCTGGTCGGGTCCGCCGAGACTCTCGCGTGGGTCGGGAACCCGGACGGTGATGTCGGAGATTTCGGGCCAGGTCAACAACTCGGCCTCGATGTTGCTGGTCGTGATGTTGGCGACCTCACAGCCGGTACAGCCACCGCCGAGTTCGATGATCACTTCGCCGGTCTCCGGATCGGCTTCGCGGACGGCGCTCGTCCCGCCGTGCATCTTGATGATCGGCATCTCGCGGGTGAGCCACTGCTCGACGCGCGCTTTCAGTGGCTCGTCGTCGGCGTCGGTCATTGGGCGTTTTAGGAAGCCGACCGCTGAAAGGGTTTGGTTTATCGGTGACGACGCCAGGCCTCGAGTGCGAGCGTCCCGCCGACGACGCCGGCCGCGCCCGCGGCGGTGAACCCGGGGATCGAATCGGACTCCTCGTCCCCGGCGTCTGCGTCGGCCGTCTCGTCGTCACCGGCGTCGTTGTCGTTCTCGTCGTCACCGGCGTCGCTTTCGTTTTCGTCGATGCCCGTGTCGCTTTCGTTTCCGTCGGCATCTTCACCGGGATCCCCCGTGTCGTCCTCGAAGGACGGCGGATCGGTCTGTTCGCCGGGTTCACTCGCGAAGACGTACAGTGCGCCCTCGGTGTCGGCGTTGGTAAGGATCGACGTACTGCTGGCGACGAACGTCTCCGTCGGTTCGAGCACCCGCGCCGTCCAGAAGGCGGCAACAGACGGGTCTCGCCAGGCGGCGATTTCCTCGGGGTCCTCGAGCACCGAGATGTCGTGGAGCTTCACGCCGCCCCGGTACCACGAGGAGTAGAGGAGTCCGTCGCGAAGCTCGAAGTTGTGTGAGGTGGTCCACTGGCCGGCCTCGTAGGCGCCGTTCGGCGTCTCCGGCGCGTCGATCGTCGCCGCGTGGACGGGATTCTCGATGTCGCTGACGTTGTAGAGGTCGATGCCACCGTGTCGGTCGGCCTCGGGTGCGTCCGTCACCCAGGCCTCCCGACCCACTGCGAGAATCGACCCGGTTTCGTCGAGCGCGCCGTAGTGGTCGTTTCCGGGCAGCCCGGTGTAGTAGTCCATCATCTCGGCGTCGGTGATCTCGAGCTGGTCCTCGAGGGACGTATCCGACACGTGCGAGACGTACGTCGGGTCGCTCGGATCGCTCACGTCGACGAGGTAGGTACCGGCGTTCCAGAAGGGAAGAACGGCGATTCCGTCGCGGACGGTTACGTCGTGAAGGTACCAGAGGAAGGGGTTGACGACGTCGTCCCACCGCGGCTCGTGGTCGAGTAACGACCACTCACCGAGCCGTTCGGGGTCGTCACCGCTCAGGTCGTAGATTTCGACCGCGTTCGGCCGTCGATTTTCGCCAACTTCGTTGCGAGGGAGGTAGAGACGATCACCGTCGTGAAAGCAGTTGTGGAGGTGATATCCCGTCTCGACGGGATCGCCAATCATCGTCGGATTCGCGGGATCGCTCACGTCGTACTGGAGAAAGCCGTAGAATACGCCGGATCCAAGGTAATTTGCCGGCCCGGGAACGATCAGGCGGTCGCCACTGACCTCGACGTCGAGGATTTCGGTAAACGAGCGGTCCTCGTTCTCGACGTCCTCGAGGAGGCCTCGCCTGTCGGCCAGCACCTGCGGATCGGTCGGATCGCTCACGTCGACGGTGGCGAAGCCGTCGACCGTCGCGAGGTAGGCCGTCTCCTGGTCGTCGCCGACGACGACCTCACACGCCCCGTGGACGGGGACCGATCCCAGGGGTTCGTAGGATTCCTGTGCCGCCGAGGCGGCGACGGTGGATCCGCTCGAGACGCCGAGACTCAGGCCGACGCCGACGCCACAGGAGCCAGCGACCGTTCGGAGGAGGGCGCGTCGTTGCATAATCTCACCACGAACCTCGAGTATAAAAACGTTGTTCGACGCCGCCAGCCCGCTATCCGCGCAGTCGACGTCGGTCGCCGGTCCCCTCGGTCATCGCACTCGCTAACGCCCCCTCCAGGACGACGTCGTCACCGTGTTCGGTGACGGTGATCTCGGGAACGTTCGACATCACCATCTCGGGGACTCGTTCGCGAATGGGGTCGACGACCAGGTCCTCGTTGTGCAAGACGACGGCGCCGCCGAGGGAGACGACCAGCGGTGCGTAGGAGTGAACGACGTTCGTGAGGCCGATGACGTTCCAGTGGGCGACTTGCTCGATGGTGTGGTCGGCCAACTCGTCCTGGCCGGCCAGGTCGAAGACGTCCTTGGCCGTGAAGTCGGGATTCTCGAGGGGGAGGCTGGTGTCGATCGACGGATCGTCCTCGGCCAGCAGGCGGGCGTACTCGGGGATGTTGTTCCCAGAACAGTAGCCCTCCCAGTGGCCTTCCTTGCCACAGCCACAGGTCAATCGCCCGCGCGGGTCGACGACACAGTGGCCGACCTCGCCCGCGTTGCCGTCCCAGCCGGAGATGATC
This region of Natronosalvus halobius genomic DNA includes:
- a CDS encoding NifU family protein, which translates into the protein MTDADDEPLKARVEQWLTREMPIIKMHGGTSAVREADPETGEVIIELGGGCTGCEVANITTSNIEAELLTWPEISDITVRVPDPRESLGGPDQAESIMGIDRTEGGRGDWGSSNPGKDHF
- a CDS encoding LVIVD repeat-containing protein, translating into MQRRALLRTVAGSCGVGVGLSLGVSSGSTVAASAAQESYEPLGSVPVHGACEVVVGDDQETAYLATVDGFATVDVSDPTDPQVLADRRGLLEDVENEDRSFTEILDVEVSGDRLIVPGPANYLGSGVFYGFLQYDVSDPANPTMIGDPVETGYHLHNCFHDGDRLYLPRNEVGENRRPNAVEIYDLSGDDPERLGEWSLLDHEPRWDDVVNPFLWYLHDVTVRDGIAVLPFWNAGTYLVDVSDPSDPTYVSHVSDTSLEDQLEITDAEMMDYYTGLPGNDHYGALDETGSILAVGREAWVTDAPEADRHGGIDLYNVSDIENPVHAATIDAPETPNGAYEAGQWTTSHNFELRDGLLYSSWYRGGVKLHDISVLEDPEEIAAWRDPSVAAFWTARVLEPTETFVASSTSILTNADTEGALYVFASEPGEQTDPPSFEDDTGDPGEDADGNESDTGIDENESDAGDDENDNDAGDDETADADAGDEESDSIPGFTAAGAAGVVGGTLALEAWRRHR
- a CDS encoding ROK family protein, whose product is MVYYAGVDLGATNVRAVVGDGEGRTVGSSKNGTPRGPTGIDVTEKVLATLREACADAGVEPARIEAVGIGSIGPFDLAEGAVIDPANFPDTVDRIPLTGPISVLVDSEEVYLHNDTNAGVIGERFHSDRNPDDMVYVTISSGIGAGVCCDGRIISGWDGNAGEVGHCVVDPRGRLTCGCGKEGHWEGYCSGNNIPEYARLLAEDDPSIDTSLPLENPDFTAKDVFDLAGQDELADHTIEQVAHWNVIGLTNVVHSYAPLVVSLGGAVVLHNEDLVVDPIRERVPEMVMSNVPEITVTEHGDDVVLEGALASAMTEGTGDRRRLRG